A region from the Caldicellulosiruptor naganoensis genome encodes:
- a CDS encoding glycoside hydrolase family 48 protein, whose protein sequence is MKRYRRIIAMVVTFIFILGMVYGVKPWQEARAGSFNYGEALQKAIMFYEFQMSGKLPNWVRNNWRGDSALKDGQDNGLDLTGGWFDAGDHVKFNLPMSYTGTMLSWAVYEYKDAFVKSGQLEHILNQIEWVNDYFVKCHPSKYVYYYQVGDGSKDHAWWGPAEVMQMERPSFKVTQSSPGSAVVAETAASLAAASIVLKDRNPTKAATYLQHAKDLYEFAEVTKSDSGYTAANGYYNSWSGFYDELSWAAVWLYLATNDSTYLTKAESYVQNWPKISGSNIIDYKWAHCWDDVHIGAALLLAKITGKDTYKQIMERHLDYWTTGYNGERIRYTPKGLAWLDQWGSLRYATTTAFIAFVYSDWSGCPSGKKETYRKFGESQIDYALGSTGRSFVVGFGTNPPKRPHHRTAHSSWADSQSIPSYHRHTLYGALVGGPGSDDSYTDDISNYVNNEVACDYNAGFVGALAKMYLLYGGNPIPDFKAIETPTNDEFFVEAGINASGTNFIEIKAIVNNQSGWPARATDKLKFRYFVDLSELIKAGYSPNQLTLSTNYNQGAKVSGPYVWDASKNIYYILVDFTGTLIYPGGQDKYKKEVQFRIAAPQNVQWDNSNDYSFQDIKGVTSGSVVKTKYIPLYDGDVKVWGEEPGTSGTTPTPTPTVTATPTPTPTATSRPTPTPTPTPTPTPTPTPTVTTTPTPTPTPTVTATPTPTPTPVSTPATSGQIKVLYANKETNSTTNTIRPWLKVVNTGSSSIDLSRVTIRYWYTVDGDKAQSAISDWAQIGASNVTFKFVKLSSSVSGADYYLEIGFKSGAGQLQPGKDTGEIQIRFNKSDWSNYNQGNDWSWLQSMTSYGENMKVTAYIDGVLVWGQEPSGATPAPTPTPTPTVTATPTPTPTPVSTPATSGQIKVLYANKETNSTTNTIRPWLKVVNTGSSSIDLSRVTIRYWYTVDGDKAQSAISDWAQIGASNVTFKFVKLSSSVSGADYYLEIGFKSGAGQLQPGKDTGEIQIRFNKSDWSNYNQGNDWSWLQSMTSYGENMKVTAYIDGVLVWGQEPSGATPAPTPTPTPTVTATPTPTPTPAPTPTPTPTPTPTPTPTPTVTPTPTPTQTVAPTPTPSSTPSGLGEYGQRFMWLWNKIHDPANGYFNQDGIPYHSVETLICEAPDYGHLTTSEAFSYYVWLEAVYGKLTGDWSKFKTAWDTLEKYMIPSAEDQPMRTYDPNKPATYAGEWETPDKYPSPLEFNVPVGKDPLHNELVSTYGSTLMYGMHWLMDVDNWYGYGKRGDGVSRASFINTFQRGPEESVWETVPHPSWEDFKWGGPNGFLDLFIKDQNYSKQWRYTNAPDADARAIQATYWAKVWAKEQGKFNEISSYVAKAAKMGDYLRYAMFDKYFKPLGCQDKNAAGGTGYDSAHYLLSWYYAWGGALDGAWSWKIGCSHVHFGYQNPMAAWALANDSDMKPKSPNGASDWAKSLKRQIEFYRWLQSAEGAIAGGATNSWNGRYEKYPAGTATFYGMAYDPNPVYRDPGSNTWFGFQAWSMQRVAEYYYVTGDKEAGALLEKWVSWIKSVVKLNSDGTFAIPSTLDWSGQPDTWNGTYTGNPNLHVKVVDYGTDLGITASLANALLYYSAGTKKYGVFDEEAKNLAKELLDRMWKLYRDDKGLSAPEKRADYKRFFEQEVYIPAGWTGKMPNGDVIKSGVKFIDIRSKYKQDPDWPKLEAAYKSGQVPEFRYHRFWAQCDIAIANATYEILFGNQ, encoded by the coding sequence ATGAAGCGTTACAGAAGAATTATTGCCATGGTTGTAACTTTTATATTTATTTTAGGAATGGTATATGGGGTTAAACCATGGCAAGAAGCACGGGCTGGTTCGTTTAACTATGGTGAAGCTTTACAAAAAGCTATCATGTTTTACGAATTTCAAATGTCTGGTAAACTTCCTAATTGGGTACGCAACAATTGGCGTGGCGATTCAGCATTAAAGGATGGTCAAGACAATGGGCTTGATTTAACTGGTGGTTGGTTTGACGCAGGTGATCACGTCAAGTTTAACCTTCCAATGTCATACACTGGTACAATGTTGTCATGGGCAGTGTATGAGTACAAAGATGCATTTGTCAAGAGTGGTCAATTGGAACATATCTTAAACCAAATCGAATGGGTTAATGACTATTTTGTAAAATGCCATCCAAGCAAATATGTATATTACTACCAGGTTGGAGATGGCAGCAAGGACCATGCATGGTGGGGTCCTGCTGAGGTTATGCAAATGGAAAGGCCTTCATTTAAAGTTACACAAAGTAGTCCAGGTTCTGCAGTAGTAGCTGAGACAGCAGCGTCTTTAGCAGCAGCATCAATTGTATTAAAGGATAGAAATCCAACAAAAGCAGCAACATACTTGCAGCATGCAAAAGATTTATACGAGTTTGCAGAAGTTACAAAAAGCGATTCGGGTTACACAGCTGCAAATGGATATTATAATTCATGGAGCGGTTTCTATGATGAACTGTCATGGGCAGCGGTATGGTTGTATTTGGCAACAAATGATTCAACGTATTTAACAAAGGCAGAATCATATGTTCAAAACTGGCCCAAAATTTCAGGCAGCAATATAATCGACTACAAGTGGGCTCATTGCTGGGATGACGTTCATATTGGTGCGGCATTGTTGTTAGCGAAAATTACTGGAAAAGATACTTACAAACAAATTATGGAGAGGCACTTAGATTATTGGACAACAGGTTACAATGGGGAAAGAATTAGGTATACTCCAAAAGGATTAGCATGGCTTGATCAATGGGGTTCTTTAAGATATGCAACAACTACAGCGTTTATAGCATTTGTTTATAGCGATTGGTCTGGTTGTCCAAGTGGTAAAAAAGAAACATATAGAAAATTTGGAGAAAGCCAAATTGATTATGCATTAGGCTCAACTGGAAGAAGCTTTGTTGTTGGATTTGGCACAAATCCACCAAAGAGACCTCATCACAGAACTGCTCATAGCTCATGGGCAGACAGTCAGAGTATACCTTCATATCATAGACATACATTATATGGAGCGCTTGTTGGTGGTCCAGGCTCTGATGATAGCTATACAGATGACATTAGCAACTATGTGAATAATGAGGTAGCATGTGATTACAACGCAGGATTTGTTGGTGCATTGGCAAAGATGTACTTATTGTATGGTGGAAATCCAATACCTGACTTCAAAGCCATTGAAACACCAACAAATGACGAGTTCTTTGTTGAAGCTGGTATAAATGCTTCTGGAACAAACTTTATTGAAATTAAGGCGATTGTTAATAACCAGAGTGGTTGGCCCGCAAGAGCAACAGATAAGCTTAAATTTAGATATTTTGTTGACCTGAGCGAATTAATTAAAGCAGGATATTCACCAAATCAATTAACCTTGAGCACCAATTATAATCAAGGTGCAAAAGTAAGTGGACCTTATGTATGGGATGCTAGCAAAAATATATACTACATTTTAGTAGACTTTACTGGCACATTGATTTATCCAGGTGGTCAAGACAAATATAAGAAAGAAGTTCAATTCAGAATTGCAGCACCACAGAATGTACAGTGGGATAATTCTAACGACTATTCATTCCAGGATATAAAAGGAGTTACAAGTGGTTCAGTTGTTAAAACTAAATATATTCCACTTTATGATGGAGATGTAAAAGTATGGGGTGAGGAACCAGGAACTTCTGGAACAACTCCAACTCCAACACCTACAGTAACTGCTACACCAACCCCAACACCAACAGCAACATCAAGACCTACACCTACACCTACACCAACGCCTACACCTACACCTACACCAACACCAACAGTAACAACAACTCCAACACCGACCCCGACACCGACAGTAACAGCAACCCCAACACCGACACCGACACCTGTTAGCACACCTGCGACAAGCGGGCAGATAAAGGTACTGTATGCTAACAAGGAGACAAACAGCACGACAAACACGATAAGGCCATGGTTGAAGGTAGTGAACACGGGAAGCAGTAGCATAGATTTGAGCAGGGTAACGATAAGGTACTGGTACACGGTAGATGGAGACAAGGCACAGAGTGCGATATCAGACTGGGCACAGATAGGAGCAAGCAATGTAACATTCAAGTTTGTGAAGCTGAGCAGTAGCGTAAGTGGAGCGGACTATTACTTGGAGATAGGATTTAAGAGCGGAGCGGGGCAGTTGCAGCCTGGGAAGGACACAGGGGAGATACAGATAAGGTTTAACAAGAGTGACTGGAGCAATTACAATCAGGGGAATGACTGGTCATGGTTGCAGAGCATGACGAGTTATGGAGAGAATATGAAGGTAACGGCGTATATAGATGGAGTGCTGGTATGGGGTCAGGAGCCGAGTGGAGCGACACCTGCACCGACCCCAACACCGACACCGACAGTAACAGCAACCCCAACACCGACACCGACACCTGTTAGCACACCTGCGACAAGCGGGCAGATAAAGGTACTGTATGCTAACAAGGAGACAAACAGCACGACAAACACGATAAGGCCATGGTTGAAGGTAGTGAACACGGGAAGCAGTAGCATAGATTTGAGCAGGGTAACGATAAGGTACTGGTACACGGTAGATGGAGACAAGGCACAGAGTGCGATATCAGATTGGGCACAGATAGGAGCAAGCAATGTAACATTCAAGTTTGTGAAGCTGAGCAGTAGCGTAAGTGGAGCGGACTATTACTTGGAGATAGGATTTAAGAGCGGAGCGGGGCAGTTGCAGCCTGGTAAAGACACAGGGGAGATACAGATAAGGTTTAACAAGAGTGACTGGAGCAATTACAATCAGGGGAATGACTGGTCATGGTTGCAGAGCATGACGAGTTATGGAGAGAATATGAAGGTAACGGCGTATATAGATGGAGTGCTGGTATGGGGTCAGGAGCCGAGTGGAGCGACACCTGCACCGACCCCAACACCGACACCGACAGTAACAGCAACCCCAACACCGACACCGACACCAGCACCGACACCGACACCGACACCGACACCAACACCAACACCAACACCAACACCGACGGTAACACCGACGCCGACCCCGACGCAGACAGTTGCGCCTACACCGACGCCGAGCAGCACACCGAGCGGGCTTGGCGAATATGGGCAGAGGTTTATGTGGTTATGGAACAAGATACATGATCCTGCGAACGGGTATTTTAACCAGGATGGGATACCATATCATTCGGTAGAGACATTGATATGCGAAGCACCTGATTATGGTCATTTGACCACGAGTGAAGCATTTTCGTACTATGTATGGCTTGAGGCAGTGTATGGGAAGTTAACAGGTGATTGGAGCAAGTTTAAGACGGCATGGGACACATTAGAGAAGTATATGATACCGTCAGCGGAAGATCAGCCGATGAGGACATATGATCCTAACAAGCCAGCGACGTATGCAGGTGAGTGGGAGACACCGGACAAGTATCCATCGCCGCTTGAGTTTAATGTACCTGTTGGCAAAGACCCGTTGCATAATGAGCTTGTGAGCACATATGGTAGCACATTGATGTATGGTATGCACTGGTTGATGGACGTAGACAACTGGTATGGATATGGCAAGAGAGGGGACGGAGTGAGCCGTGCATCATTTATCAACACGTTCCAGAGAGGGCCTGAGGAGTCTGTATGGGAGACTGTACCGCATCCGAGCTGGGAGGACTTCAAGTGGGGCGGACCGAATGGATTTTTAGATCTGTTTATTAAGGATCAGAACTATTCGAAGCAGTGGAGATACACGAATGCACCTGATGCGGATGCGAGAGCTATTCAGGCTACTTACTGGGCGAAGGTATGGGCGAAGGAGCAAGGTAAGTTTAATGAGATAAGCAGCTATGTAGCGAAGGCAGCGAAGATGGGTGACTATTTGAGGTATGCGATGTTTGACAAGTATTTCAAGCCATTAGGATGTCAGGACAAGAATGCGGCTGGAGGAACAGGGTATGACAGTGCACATTATCTGTTATCATGGTATTATGCATGGGGCGGAGCATTGGATGGAGCATGGTCATGGAAGATAGGTTGCAGCCATGTGCACTTTGGATATCAGAATCCGATGGCTGCATGGGCATTAGCGAATGATAGTGATATGAAGCCGAAGTCACCGAACGGAGCGAGTGACTGGGCGAAGAGTTTGAAGAGGCAGATAGAATTTTACAGGTGGTTGCAGTCAGCGGAGGGAGCGATAGCAGGAGGCGCGACAAATTCATGGAATGGCAGGTACGAGAAATATCCGGCAGGTACAGCGACATTTTATGGAATGGCGTATGACCCGAACCCGGTATATCGAGATCCTGGCAGCAACACATGGTTTGGATTCCAGGCATGGTCGATGCAGAGGGTAGCGGAGTATTACTATGTGACAGGAGATAAGGAGGCAGGTGCACTGCTTGAGAAGTGGGTAAGCTGGATAAAGAGTGTAGTGAAGTTGAACAGTGATGGTACATTTGCGATACCATCGACGCTTGATTGGAGTGGGCAGCCAGACACATGGAATGGGACATATACAGGTAATCCGAACTTGCATGTGAAGGTAGTAGATTATGGTACGGATTTAGGAATAACGGCATCACTTGCGAATGCACTACTTTATTACAGTGCAGGGACGAAGAAGTATGGGGTATTTGATGAGGAAGCGAAGAATTTAGCGAAGGAATTGCTGGACAGGATGTGGAAGTTGTACAGGGATGACAAGGGATTGTCAGCGCCAGAGAAGAGAGCGGACTACAAGAGATTTTTTGAGCAAGAGGTATACATTCCGGCAGGATGGACAGGGAAGATGCCGAATGGAGATGTAATAAAGAGTGGAGTTAAGTTTATAGACATAAGGAGCAAGTACAAACAAGATCCTGATTGGCCGAAGTTAGAGGCGGCATACAAGTCAGGGCAGGTACCGGAGTTCAGATATCACAGGTTCTGGGCACAGTGCGACATAGCAATTGCTAATGCAACATATGAAATTCTGTTCGGCAATCAATAA
- a CDS encoding glycoside hydrolase family 44 protein — MRVKTKIGKKWLSILCTVVFLLNILFIANVTNLPKVNAATSNDGVVKIDTSTLIGTNHAHCWYRDKLETALRGIRSWGMNSVRVVLSNGYRWTKIPASEVANIISLSRSLGFRAIVLEVHDTTGYGEDGAACSLAQAVEYWKEIKSVLDGNEDFVIINIGNEPYGNNNYQNWVNDTKNAIKALRDAGFKHMIMVDAPNWGQDWSNTMRDNAQSIMEADPLRNLVFSIHMYGVYNTASKVEEYIKSFVEKGLPLVIGEFGHQHTDGDPDEEAIVRYAKQYKIGLFSWSWCGNSSYVGYLDMVNNWDPNNPTPWGQWYKTNAIGTSSTPTPTPTVTPTPTPTVTVTATPTPTPTPVSTPATSGQIKVLYANKETNSTTNTIRPWLKVVNSGSSAIDLSRVTIRYWYTVDGDKAQSAVSDWAQIGASNVTFKFVKLSSSVNGADYYLEIGFKSGAGQLQPGKDTGEIQIRFNKSDWSNYNQGNDWSWLQSMTSYGENMKVTAYIDGVLVWGQEPSGATPAPTVTVAPTPTPTPTVTATPTPTPTPVSTPATSGQIKVLYANKETNSTTNTIRPWLKVVNTGSSSIDLSRVTIRYWYTVDGDKAQSAVSDWAQIGASNVTFKFVKLSSSVSGADYYLEIGFKSGAGQLQPGKDTGEIQIRFNKSDWSNYNQGNDWSWLQSMTSYGENMKVTAYIDGVLVWGQEPSGATPAPTVTVAPTPTPTVTPAPTVTVTPTPTPTLTPTPTPTVTPLPTISPSPSVVEITINTNAGRTQISPYIYGANQDIEGVVHPARRLGGNRLTGYNWENNFSNAGNDWYHSSDDYLCWSMGISGEDAKVPAAVVSKFHEYSLKNNAYSAVTLQMAGYVSKDNYGTVSENETAPSNRWAEVKFKKDAPLSLNPDLNDNFVYMDEFINYLINKYGTASSPTGIKGYILDNEPDLWASTHPRIHPNKVLCKELIDKSVELAKVIKTLDPSAEVFGYASYGFMGYYSLQDAPDWNQVKGEHRWFISWYLEQMKKASDSFGKRLLDVLDLHWYPEARGNNIRICFDGENDTSKEVAIARMQAPRTLWDPTYKTSVKGQITAGENSWINQWFSDYLPIIPNIKADIEKYFPGTKLAISEFDYGGRNHISGGIALADVLGIFGKYGVYFAARWGDSGSYAAAAYNIYLNYDGKGSKYGNTNVSANTSDVENVPVYASINGQDDSELHIILINRNYDQKLQVKISITSTTKYTKAEIYGFDSYSPAVRKMGNIDNIENNIFTLEVPNLTVYHIVLR; from the coding sequence ATAAGAGTAAAAACAAAAATAGGAAAGAAATGGTTGAGCATACTATGTACAGTTGTTTTTTTATTGAACATTTTGTTTATAGCAAATGTAACGAATTTACCCAAAGTTAATGCGGCTACATCTAATGATGGAGTAGTGAAGATAGACACAAGCACGTTAATAGGAACCAATCACGCACATTGCTGGTACAGAGATAAACTGGAGACGGCATTGCGAGGAATAAGGTCATGGGGTATGAACTCTGTGAGGGTAGTGCTAAGTAATGGTTACCGATGGACGAAGATACCAGCAAGTGAAGTAGCAAATATTATATCATTATCAAGAAGTCTTGGGTTCAGAGCTATAGTATTAGAAGTTCACGACACGACAGGATATGGTGAGGACGGGGCAGCATGTTCATTGGCGCAAGCAGTGGAATATTGGAAGGAGATAAAGAGTGTATTAGACGGTAACGAAGATTTTGTAATTATAAACATTGGTAATGAGCCGTATGGGAACAATAACTATCAAAACTGGGTTAATGACACAAAGAATGCTATAAAAGCGCTGAGGGATGCGGGATTCAAGCACATGATAATGGTGGATGCGCCGAACTGGGGTCAGGATTGGTCTAATACTATGAGAGACAATGCTCAGAGCATAATGGAAGCAGATCCGCTGCGCAATTTGGTATTTTCGATTCATATGTACGGTGTATACAATACAGCAAGCAAGGTAGAAGAATATATCAAGTCATTTGTGGAGAAAGGGCTGCCATTGGTTATTGGGGAATTTGGGCATCAGCATACAGATGGTGATCCTGACGAGGAAGCTATTGTCAGGTATGCAAAACAATACAAGATAGGACTTTTTAGCTGGTCTTGGTGTGGCAATTCAAGCTATGTAGGGTACTTGGACATGGTAAACAATTGGGACCCCAATAATCCAACTCCATGGGGACAATGGTATAAAACCAATGCAATTGGTACATCTTCTACACCAACACCTACGCCGACAGTAACTCCGACCCCGACCCCGACAGTAACAGTAACAGCAACCCCGACCCCGACACCGACACCTGTTAGCACACCTGCGACAAGCGGACAGATAAAGGTACTGTATGCTAACAAGGAGACAAACAGCACGACAAACACGATAAGGCCATGGTTGAAGGTAGTAAATAGTGGTAGCAGTGCGATAGATTTGAGCAGGGTAACGATAAGGTACTGGTACACGGTGGATGGAGACAAGGCACAGAGTGCGGTATCAGATTGGGCACAGATAGGAGCAAGCAATGTAACATTCAAGTTTGTGAAGCTGAGCAGTAGCGTAAATGGAGCGGACTATTACTTGGAGATAGGATTTAAGAGTGGAGCGGGGCAGTTGCAGCCTGGGAAGGACACAGGGGAGATACAGATAAGGTTTAACAAGAGTGACTGGAGCAATTACAATCAGGGGAATGACTGGTCATGGTTGCAGAGCATGACGAGTTATGGAGAGAATATGAAGGTAACGGCGTATATAGATGGGGTGCTGGTATGGGGTCAGGAGCCGAGTGGAGCGACACCTGCACCGACAGTGACGGTTGCACCGACACCAACACCGACACCGACAGTAACAGCAACCCCGACCCCGACACCGACACCTGTTAGCACACCTGCGACAAGCGGACAGATAAAGGTACTGTATGCTAACAAGGAGACAAACAGCACGACAAACACGATAAGGCCATGGTTGAAGGTAGTGAACACGGGAAGCAGTAGCATAGATTTGAGCAGGGTAACGATAAGGTACTGGTACACGGTAGATGGAGACAAGGCACAGAGTGCGGTATCAGATTGGGCACAGATAGGGGCAAGCAATGTAACATTCAAGTTTGTGAAGCTGAGCAGTAGCGTAAGTGGAGCGGACTATTACTTGGAGATAGGATTTAAGAGTGGAGCGGGGCAGTTGCAGCCTGGGAAGGACACAGGGGAGATACAGATAAGGTTTAACAAGAGTGACTGGAGCAATTACAATCAGGGGAATGACTGGTCATGGTTGCAGAGCATGACGAGTTATGGAGAGAATATGAAGGTAACGGCGTATATAGATGGGGTGCTGGTATGGGGTCAGGAGCCGAGTGGAGCGACACCTGCGCCGACAGTGACGGTTGCACCGACACCAACACCGACAGTGACACCTGCGCCGACAGTAACAGTAACACCAACTCCAACGCCAACACTGACCCCTACACCGACACCAACAGTAACACCATTACCGACAATATCGCCATCTCCATCTGTTGTTGAAATTACAATAAATACAAATGCAGGAAGAACGCAAATTAGCCCGTATATATATGGTGCAAACCAAGATATTGAGGGGGTTGTGCACCCAGCAAGAAGATTAGGTGGAAATAGACTAACAGGATATAATTGGGAAAACAATTTCTCAAATGCAGGGAATGATTGGTATCATTCAAGTGATGACTATTTATGCTGGAGTATGGGAATTTCAGGTGAAGATGCAAAGGTTCCAGCAGCAGTGGTATCTAAATTTCATGAGTATTCCCTTAAAAACAATGCTTATTCTGCTGTAACTTTGCAAATGGCAGGATATGTGTCAAAAGATAATTATGGGACAGTTAGTGAAAATGAAACAGCTCCATCTAATAGGTGGGCAGAAGTGAAATTTAAAAAAGATGCTCCACTATCTTTAAATCCAGACTTGAATGATAACTTTGTTTATATGGATGAGTTCATAAATTATTTGATCAACAAATACGGAACGGCTTCTTCACCTACCGGGATAAAAGGATATATACTTGATAATGAGCCTGATTTGTGGGCATCAACACATCCACGCATACATCCTAATAAAGTATTATGCAAAGAGCTGATTGATAAATCTGTTGAACTTGCAAAAGTTATAAAAACCCTTGATCCTTCAGCTGAAGTTTTTGGATATGCATCATATGGGTTTATGGGTTATTATAGTTTACAGGATGCCCCTGATTGGAATCAGGTTAAAGGAGAACACAGATGGTTTATTAGCTGGTATCTTGAACAGATGAAAAAGGCATCAGACAGTTTTGGCAAAAGACTATTGGATGTGCTTGATTTACATTGGTATCCAGAAGCACGAGGCAATAACATTCGCATATGCTTTGATGGTGAAAATGACACTTCAAAAGAAGTTGCTATAGCTAGGATGCAAGCACCGAGAACACTATGGGACCCGACATATAAAACATCAGTGAAAGGACAAATTACGGCTGGCGAGAACAGCTGGATAAACCAGTGGTTTTCAGATTATCTGCCAATTATACCAAACATAAAAGCGGACATTGAAAAATATTTTCCTGGTACTAAATTGGCTATAAGCGAGTTTGACTATGGCGGGCGAAATCATATTTCTGGTGGCATAGCCTTAGCAGATGTACTTGGTATATTTGGTAAGTATGGGGTGTACTTTGCGGCAAGATGGGGCGATTCTGGTAGTTATGCAGCAGCTGCATATAACATTTATCTTAATTATGATGGAAAAGGTTCAAAATATGGCAATACAAATGTAAGTGCAAATACGAGTGATGTTGAAAATGTGCCAGTTTATGCCTCAATAAATGGACAGGATGATTCTGAGCTTCATATTATACTAATAAACAGAAACTATGATCAAAAATTACAAGTCAAAATAAGCATAACAAGCACAACGAAATATACAAAAGCAGAAATATATGGGTTTGACAGTTACAGCCCTGCTGTAAGGAAGATGGGGAATATAGATAATATTGAGAACAATATATTTACACTTGAAGTTCCAAATTTAACGGTGTATCACATAGTATTACGTTAG